A stretch of DNA from Arachis hypogaea cultivar Tifrunner chromosome 19, arahy.Tifrunner.gnm2.J5K5, whole genome shotgun sequence:
aatgtcacatacatacatcaacctagggctcataaaaatgacaaatcacaagggtttgagcacttcttacctcagctcatatgaagtagggatagaacccacttagaatccatgttggagtatccctaaacacccaaaatcacaagatttcaacactaactacccaaaaacgtgtaaccgtagggaatttcgaaaactgggcagagatgaatgaaatactcaccaccaaacttagataaaattgtagaggatgagaagagcaacgcgtgaccgcaaacggctcgtcaatcggagctccgtagctcaagttatggtggtttgaagatcaaagagagttaggttttctctcttctcttctctcttctcaaatcagcgccccaacccttctttttagggtaaaatgagctgaaatgctcacaactaatgtttatatatgttgggtcttgggcccacttaggcccggttcacttatttttgcccattggcccaattttgggccaaaacctttaagattagcgctctaaatcgcactttaaatatttctacctttcctaattataattcctcatttcttaatcttatttacccataatcaatttcctcagttgtagtaccagacagatctcagccggtactgccggtcaaaattccactgcgcacttttacgcagaaaactatattttccgactcggaaaaattcactgaatccaaatatcgtatttaaattatcaaattccaattgccaaatattccaaccatattcgctcctatttaacttattatttactaaatttcggttagaccgggtattacaataACAAAAGGGAGAGTGAGTATGTAAAATGAATTGCTTTTGAATTAGGTTGTCTAATTCATGTTCTAGTGTTGTGCAGCTATTTTAGGCTGTTTTAGAACTATTGAAATTGATTAAATTGCTTACTGTTCTGTTTGTTAAATTTGCTATGCTTATGGCTGTTTGTTGTAGAATTGTGTTTTTTTTAGGATTGATAGTTTATTGAACTTCTGAAAAATGATTCATCAGGTTGGTTCAATTAGTTTGATTGGTACATAAGGTTGTTTATAATATTTTTGCTGTCTAGCATAAAATTTTTGTATAAGATACTGCTGTCTTAAATTAAGAGTTAGGATTTAGTaattggaagaaagtaaacaATGGGGTAAATTGTGCATTTGTATGTCACGAGGGTTCTATTCCTAATTCTCCCCATAATTTATGTGTGAAATCTTGTGATGATTTAATGGCTCAATCTAAGCATATAGATAAAGTTCTTGATAGGCATAGTGATGAAACTATTACAAATAACCGTTTAAGGTTGAAGACATCTATTAATGCTATTCGATGGCTTGCATTTCAAGCATGTGCATTTAGAGGCGATGATGAAAGTCTTGGATCTTTGAATAGGGaaaattttattgagttaattaagCTTTTAGCTTCCTGTAATCAGAATATTAATAATGTTGTCCTTGAAAATGCTCCTGGAAATGCTCAATATATATCTCCCGGTGTTCAGAAAGATATATTGCATATCTTTGCTAGAAAAGTGCGTGCAAAAATTCGAGAAGAAATTGGTGattctaaattttgtataattattgatGAAGCAAGAGATGAGTCAAAGCGAGAACAAATGTCTGTGGTTTTGAGATTTGTAGACAAGCACGGTTGTGTTCAAGAAAGATTTTTTGATCTTATACATGTTTCTGATACATGTTCTTTGACATTGAAAATAGAAATTTCATCAGTTCTTTCTCGTCATAATCTTGATATCCAAAATCTTAGGGGACAAGGGTACGATGGAGCTAGTAATATGCGTGGTGAATagaatggattgcaagctctaTTTCTGAAAGATTGTCCTTTTGCTTATTACATTCATTGTCTTGCTCATCGATTACAATTAGCACTTGTTTCTGCATCCAAAGAAGTTTGTTATGTTcatcaattcttttcaaaacttacactAATTGTGAATGTTGTGACTGTTTCTCCTAAACGTCATGATCAGTTAAGGGTTGCTCAAGCAAATAATGTTGCAAACTTAATTGCCAATGATCAAATTGTGACAGGTAGTGGACTTAATCAAATTGGTACTTTGCAAAGAGCTGGAGATACTAGATGGGGGTCTCATTTGAATTCTGTACGTAGCTTGTTATGCATGTTTGATGCTACTTGTGAAATTCTTGAAAAAAGCACCG
This window harbors:
- the LOC112778941 gene encoding uncharacterized protein, with protein sequence MAQSKHIDKVLDRHSDETITNNRLRLKTSINAIRWLAFQACAFRGDDESLGSLNRENFIELIKLLASCNQNINNVVLENAPGNAQYISPGVQKDILHIFARKVRAKIREEIGDSKFCIIIDEARDESKREQMSVVLRFVDKHGCVQERFFDLIHVSDTCSLTLKIEISSVLSRHNLDIQNLRGQGYDGATLVSASKEVCYVHQFFSKLTLIVNVVTVSPKRHDQLRVAQANNVANLIANDQIVTGSGLNQIGTLQRAGDTRWGSHLNSVRSLLCMFDATCEILEKSTEEGNFSTRGDASAAYDAITYFEFVFVLHLMRNILEVSHDLCQTLQRKNQDILNALTLVSTTKTLIQRIRESSWEAFIKEVILFCEKHEVEVPDMNALHIPRRGRTRKIVDQISAEHHYRVNLFLAVIDTQLQEFNGRFNDNMVELLTLSSTLDPRDNYKFFSVNKVCELVERFYPGDFSDQEKFHIRMQAQHYELDVLNHAELTNLCTISELCQRLTKTGKSLTYSLIDRLIRLAFL